The sequence TTGAAATATACAATTGGTGGTTTCCATTACGACGTCGTATGCAGGTAGTAAGTAAGTTGGTTTGTGCCGGATTCAATTGTGTTTGTTGCTGATAAAATAAAGACGTAATAGGTATTTAGTAAAAATAAGTATATGAAAAAAAATCTGGAAATATACGAATATTATTTAAGTAATTCAGTAGATAACTGTGGTTATTTCATGACTTGATAACATCACATCTTCAATATCCAAGGGTGATCAAGGTGCTAGTTCAAATTTTACTCTCGCACCGCGGGATCAAAAAATTTTCCCTTCTTTGAGGACTCAGTTAGCCCCTTAGTATTTGTAAGGAGTCCTTTAAAAAAGTTTTAAGAAGTGCGGGAGTCCTGTTTATGAACATTATTATTCGTTTCCCAGCTTAATTCTTCAAAAGTGATACAAGCTAACAAATAACAATCACTAGAGGTTACCTTTAATATTGAAAATCAGGCTAATAAATAGGTTCAAACTTCAAAGCTTGTAGTGTGGAATGTTAGCTATTGAATTTTTCTTCAGAAGTTGGTTTCCGGAGAAAGTTTGGTACTTCTCAAATATCCACGACCAATTTGGTAATTTCCTTGTTTTGTTCTCTGTTATTTAGAGAAAATGGGCTGCTTTATGCCCATAATTCCAGCCGGGTTCAGTTGGTGTTACTGTTGTTATGTCAGTCTTGGTCCTTAGGTTATAGATAAAAGTGTACTCTTAATCTAATGTCCTTGAGTTTCAGGAAACCAAATGTAGTTCCCCGTTGGAGTCCTCAGCATATCATTGCCGCAGTTGTGCATCGTCCACATGCAGAATCCATGGAGTAGGGATATCCAAATGGGGTGCATTTGGGCCTGCTTTCACTACCAGGTCCATGACAACAGATGCTCATCCCAGGGAACCGGTTTCTGGTTCCACCAATGACATAGCTCACCCGCATATAAAATTCAAGAGGCTTGATAAAACAGCCAGACATATTATGCAGGCATGAATTTCATTGCTTCAGAGAATGTAATCTACATTTCTTATACATCTAAACATCCTAATGTTACTCTCGTTTACAGATTATTGATAAGGAACAAGTGCAAGCAGTGAAAGAGCACAGAGATTTCCCTGATATACAGCCTGGTGATACCGTCCAGCTTAAAGTGGTAGGTGAAGTTTTTGCATTGTTCgagtgattttgtttttcttttcaactGACCCCCGCGGTGAACAGGAAGTTCCAGAAAACAAACGACGAGTTCAAACTCTGAAAGGCACTGTTATTGCAAGAAGGAATGCCGGGCTACATTCAACATTTAGAATAAGAAGGATGTTAGCTGGTGTTGGAGTAGAATCTGTTTACCCTCTGTAAGTATATAGTATTTATGGTTTTAGTGTTGTCAAAATTCAATACTGTGTTATTGTTTGTTTCCTTCGCCAACTGTTGCTAGAAGAAATAAGTGCATCAGAGCTTGCTCAACACAAAGTTCAGCCACAGTCTGTTATTGTGAAACACACCAAAACGAGTGTACAATCAATTTCAAGATATTAATTTTATAACTTGGCTTGCTAATCTGATTGATTCACATAATGAATGGGAATATACTACAATAAATATTTAGGTGCACGCATGCACCGAGTAAATTCTAAAGCATGACATTACATTAGTTAATAAACCTTACATATTCTTGCTGATGAGAACTAGTTACAGACTTACAGTAACAAGTTTCTGGTATTATCCTTGTTTTTTCAATTGTTATGGACTCTCTCAGGAAAAACTATCTGACTTTGTGAATGAACAGATACTCTCCAAACATTAAGGAGATGAAAGTGCTGAACAAGAATAAAGCCAGGAGGGCCAAGCTTTACTATCTCAGGGATAGAAAGAATGCACTCAAGAAACAGTAACTTAATCAGAAGGTTTAGTTGTTTTAAGTAGACGAACCTTTGGCAAGTTAATTAGGTTGAACAATAGCCTTACTTGTTGCAGTTATTTGAAGCTTCTGTAAACCTGCAAGCTAGTGTTACCCCTTCATTTTCCGTAATAAATTTTGTTGATGAGCTCAATATAGTGTTTTCGCAGGATTGAACAGTTTGATTCTTCAATTTATCCACATCAGGCAACAATAGCTTTTtgtatgatttttcttttttctttctttctttctctcactCTGCTTTTTAAGATTTCTTAGTAAAGGTTGTTATATTTTTGTTAAGCTGTCTATGGGAGGTTGCTTTTCACGACAGGGAACTTTTAGGGGCAGCTATATTTTATTGGATTAAAAATTGACCTTTATATCTCTTCTATGGCAAAATCTAATCTAGATTAAATTGGAATTGACAATTCGTGTAACTTGCATTCGAAAATGTGTGAAATGCCGTATTTAAACATATCCATACAGCTATTATTTCCTTGTATCGGCACTACCTATGTATGGACAACCAACGTATAGAACAAAACATTCAGATGTAAATTAATCAGAATATTCAATAATGTGCCCGATACGAACAACGCAAAATTTTGTCTACAAATCATCAAGGATCCTTGTACAATAGAACCTCTTATGCCATCATAAAACATATAAGAAAACATATAAGTTGGTGTAGCTAACAAAGTTAAAGAAGAGAGAGTGTGAAGGATGGATAAAGATTTTTCAAGGCTTTCAATTTTTATTCTTGTAGTTTTCTCTGAATTTTGCCGGTTGTGGGCTTCATCAGATGATTTACCAGGTCTGTGCCCTTAATCTTCATTTCTCTCTGTAGATTCTACTACATGCGCATGTAAATTCTTCTTCGAAAAGCTAACATGCTAACAAATCACAATTGTTTTTCTCCATTTCTGTTTCCAGGTTGCCCACTGAACTTCACTGCATACCCGTTTTTACCTTCAGGAGAATGCATCAGAGATCCAGCAGTGAGCATAAACCTGTGGGACAGTTTTCATACAACAACATGTTGTAAAACTGGTCTGACAACAATATCCCAAGCCCTGGCTTTAAATGCCAACATGACAGACTCTATCTTCCTAACTCAAAAGCAATGGCAAAATTGTTCATCCGATAGTTCTTTATTCGAGAGACAACAATCAGTTTCGATCACCAATTGCGGTTTTGATAAACTCTATTATAGAAGCAGTGGTTGTTCAAGTCTTTCTTACTCAACTTTCAAAAAGTCTCATCCCCGACTATACGAAAATTTAATAGGAAATTGTACTAGTCAGTTCAGTACCTCATTCAATAACACTTGCAAGGATTGCTCAAAGCCATTATGGATACAAGGGACGAACTAATGACCCTAACTTATGTAGATGATAAAAAGAATGCTACTGCGAAAGGGATTTGTGTGTTGCTGGTGGTTGTTGCTGCTGCAGTTGAACACATCGGCGATTCTTCTTGGATCAGTGATTTCTATAGCTGCTTGCTTGCTTTGGATAGTGTGGGTAAGCTTGATATAATTGCCTACCTATATATCATTCATCGTAGTTCCATGCATCAAGTAAAATTCCATACTAAAGCCATTAAGCATTTTTTTCGCCAAATTACTAACCATGAAGGAACCTTGTTGTTTATTTGTGTCATGCACCAGATGAAGGTTACTCCGGCCTCAAGTGTAAGTGCAAAATAACTGAACCGCCTATAAAATGCTTTTGGGTCCGGATAGGCCCTAAGGCTAACCGTAATAACGTATACTGCTATTCTCATTTTTCAGATTCTACAGCTCAGGTAATATTAGCAATACTTATAGCAGCATCGGCATTGGTTTTAATTATTGTAGTTATCAAGTATGTGACAAGGAAGAGGGTTCCCAGACCTGTCAAAGGTAattactatctttccaactttaAGTATCATAACAGCATTGAATGGATGTCTAAGCATTGTATTTGATTTACAGGGAAAGAAATGGCTGCATGGTCTGGTTTGTATAGATTCTCCAAGCAAGAAATACTGAATGCCATAAACTTCAGCAGCCATAAAGTTTGTCTAGGCACTGGGAGTGCCGGCCGAGTCTACAAAGCTGTTCTTCCAAGTGGACAAATAGTTGCAATAAAACACATATACAAGAGCAATACCTCTGACACATTCACAAGGGAAGTGGAAGGTTTATCAAGAATTCGGCATCCTCATCTTGTCTGTCTCTTTGGATGCTGCGAAGAAGACGGGGAGCAGTATCTAGTTTATGAATTTTGTTCTAATGGCAATCTTGCTCAACATCTTCTAAGTATGCATAACTTGATACGAACTTACTTATATAGTTACCAACAATATATACTGATCAGCTGACCTGACATGACAGATGTAAATTCATTCACCTGCTAGTTTATGTAGTCTTATACTTAACATAAATGTGTAATTTTATATAACAGAAAGAGATACTTGTCTAACATGGGACAAAAGAGTAAAGATATTGAGAGACTGTGCTATTGCATTGAAGTTCCTTCACAATAACCCTTATGGTTGTACTGTCCACAGAGATATCAAGGTAAGAAGATTAGTTCCATAACTGTGGATACATGAAGCTAAGATTCGTATTTGACTTTCTAAATTATTTTCTTGCAGCTTACAAACATCCTTCTGACAGATACAATGGATccaaagctttctgattttggcTTAGCAAGGATGCTTGGGATGGAAGAAAGCAAAGTTTTCACTGATGTTAGAGGAACCTTAGGCTATATGGACCCTGAATATATGAGCAATGCTAAACTCACTTCAGCTAGCGACGTTTATAGTTTCGGTATTGTGATCCTACAAATTTTGTCTGGAAGAAAAGTGATCGAGTTAGATATCGATGCACGAGATCAACTGACTAGAAAGGTATACAATGGCAGACATGATTTAGAACTCTCACAAATTAGTACATTTTCAGCTTGTTTTGCACTTACAACCTCAAAAGAATTTCGATTCAAATTGTGCACCATGGTACTGTATCTACTCAGAGAAGGTGTAAGATGGGTGATCAAACGCTAACAATTCTTATACTGCTTCTGCAGGCAAAAGATGTCATAATGGCGAAGCGACCCGCAACTGAATTTGAAGATCCACGCTTGAAAGGAGACTTAGACGCGAAAGATTTCCGGTCCATTCTACATATTGCAGTTCTTCTTGTCGCTAATAAAAGCAATGGTCGTCCTTCAATCGATGACGCTTGGAAGAACACACAAACTTTTAAGGTAGAATATATGCACATATACTTGTCTTAGTTTAAAGAAAGAAATGTTGAACCTGTGCTAATAACTAAAATTATCTTTGTTCTTAGGATTATAAGCAGAacttgaagaatgagaagaaccaTTCGTTAGTACTATCCCAAAACACCGTGAATTCATCCGAAGTTTTTTCTTTATAGAGATGCATCCATCAACAGTGTATGTTGTGTTTGTACGTTTCTTGTGGTCTAGCATATATTATCAACAAGAGCTCGGCTGTGAAAAAGATTTGGATGGTGGCTCTCTTCAGCACAATGCGGGTATACATGTTTTGTGAgaaagtaggaattaccaataggtactattatggtagtcttagttaatggcaggtccacccactaaagcgcagtaaccagaggtccataataaaaagaaaaagaggaaattggaccaaattttttattccctggtccggtacacgtgcggaatgtcataatccacttttaaaaatacccaaactacccattccctgatagtacatatatatttcttaaaaaaaaaatcaccattttttccAAATCTGAGTTCCGTCTCCTCCTCTTTTCTACTTCTGCTCAATTTTTGCTCCTTCTTTTGGATTACGAGCTAGAGTTTTTTTGAAGATCTCTTTGAAGATTTAAAGGTATGTTATGTAATATCTctttttgttgttcttgtttgtttttttcaacTGAATCTGTGAAGATGGGGTCGTTTTGATTACGTTTTCACTTTATTGtttcg comes from Papaver somniferum cultivar HN1 chromosome 7, ASM357369v1, whole genome shotgun sequence and encodes:
- the LOC113296647 gene encoding 39S ribosomal protein L19, mitochondrial-like, with the protein product MQSLYKGLRCHLTSSNVSKISGLRGFISCVGSPLKSETKCSSPLESSAYHCRSCASSTCRIHGVGISKWGAFGPAFTTRSMTTDAHPREPVSGSTNDIAHPHIKFKRLDKTARHIMQIIDKEQVQAVKEHRDFPDIQPGDTVQLKVEVPENKRRVQTLKGTVIARRNAGLHSTFRIRRMLAGVGVESVYPLYSPNIKEMKVLNKNKARRAKLYYLRDRKNALKKQ